One Skermanella sp. TT6 genomic window, ACGAGCAGCCCGCTGAAGACCAACGAGAACACCATCATCGGCAACACGGTGCTGTACGGCGCCACGGCGGGCAAGCTGTTCGCCGCGGGCCAGGCCGGCGAGCGCTTCGCCGTCCGCAACTCGGGCGCCAAGGTGGTGGTGGAAGGCTGCGGCTCCAACGGCTGCGAGTACATGACCGGCGGCCTCGCGGTGATCCTGGGCAGCGTCGGCGAGAATTTCGGGGCCGGCATGACCGGGGGCATGGCCTTCATCTACGACGAGGACGGCAGCTTCTCCCGCAAGGTCAACGAGGAGAGCGTGATCTTCCAGCGGATCGAGGTGCCCCACTACGAGGCGATGCTGCGCGACCTGATCGCGGAGCATGTCGCCGAGACCCAGAGCAAGTTCGCCGAGCGCCTGCTCAACGACTGGCATCTGGTGCGCGACAACTTCTGGCAGGTCGTGCCCAAGGAGATGGTCCACCGGCTGGACGTGCCCGTGCGGGCACCCCAGGCGGCGGACTGACCGGGAAGGCGCATCCCGGCCTGCATATCCCGGCGCTATATGTCGCATGAGGGCCGGCCCGGCGGGGCCGGCCTATCGCCCGCCCGGCGCGTTGGCTAAGGTTACCGCGAATAAACCACTCTCCCGGCTGTTTCCGGTCAGGAGGAGGTGGAGACGCAGGGGGGCCGACGTCATGCCTGAGTGCGCGGGAATGGAGATCTCCGTCCGGCCGGCCAACGGGATGGACGGGCAGCGTTGCGCCGAGATCTACCTGGCGTCCCGCCGGTCCGCTTTCCACTGGCAGCCGGCCGGATCCTTCGTCCTGGAGGACTATCACCGGGCGATCGAGGAGGAGGATGTCTGGGTCGCGGAAATCGGCGGAGTCGTCGTCGGATTCGCCTCGATCTACCGTCCGGAGAACTTCGTCCACAACCTGTTCGTCGATCCCCGCTGGCAGCACCGCGGCGTCGGGACCATCCTCCTGGAGCGCGCCTGCTCCCACCTGTTCCGCCCGGCCCGGCTGAAATGCCTCGCGGCCAACCAGGGCGCCCGCGCCTTCTACGAGCGCAACGGCTGGGTCGTGGCTTCGGCAACCGCGTCGGCGGATGAACCTTACATTCTCTACCAGAAATAGCTGCACCATTAGGTCGCAATCCTATTGCGTGGTATTCGATAAGACGTTCGTGATATGAAAAGGGTCCAATGACCGGAAAGGTCACCGTATCGGCGACTCCAATCCTGGAATTCCCGTGACCCAACAGCGCGTAACGCCGACCATTTTCCTGAGGATCTATGTGCTACTGCTCTTCGTAGTGGTGGCGATGCTCGGATACAACGAGTGGACGACCAGGTCCGACGCGCTGACGCAGGCCGCGGAGAAGTCCCGCGCGCTCGTCAATCTTGCGACGGAGCACACGCTCCGCATGTTCGAGATCAACGACATCGCGCTGCGCAGCGCGGTCGAGCATTTCAGCGAGCTGGACATCACCCGCCTGGGCGATTCGTGGAGCGACTGGGACTATCTGGCGACGCTGGAGGCGAGCAGCATCGGCAGCGAGTTGGCGCAGATCCGGCACATGCTGATCGTCGATCGGAACGGCATCGTCCGCATCCACTCCCGCCGCTACCCGGTCGAGCCGATGGACAGCTCCCGGAACGACTTCTTCCAGGCCCACAAGGACACCTCCGGACCCAGCCTGTTCGTCGGCGCCCCGTCCATGGACGGCGGGGAGACCGACCTTTATTTCTCGATGAGCCGCCGGATCAGCCGGCCGCGCGACGGCGCCTTCGCGGGCGTGGCGGCGGCGGCGGTCAAGCCGGACATCTCGCGGCGCTTCTTCGACTCGATGTCGGCGGGCGCCCACGGCATCCTGTTCCTGATGCACGAGAACGGGACCATCATCACCTCCCACCCGTTCCGGGAGAACCTGATCGGCCGCAAGCTGCCCGACGGTTCGCTGCTGAACACCATCCGCAACTCGCAGCCCCAGCTGCCCGCGTCGGTGGACGTCAAATGCTGCTTCGACGACCAGGAACGGGTCCTGGCCTACCAGCGCGTCGGGACGTTGCCGCTGTTCGTGGCGGTGGGGCTCGCGAAGACCGACATCCTGTCGGACTGGACCCGCGACCTGATCCAAAACGCGCTGATCACCGGCGTCGTGCTCACGGGCTTCACCACGGTCGTGGTCCTGATGCTGGGGCAGTACCGCCGGCAGGTGCTCGCCCACGGCCTGCTGTCGGCGACCTACGACGCGGCGGGGACCGGCTTCTGCATGGTCGACGCCGACGGCAGGGTCGTCCGCGCCAACGCGGCCTACGGCACGCTGTGCGGCATCCCCGAACGGCAGCTGGTGCAACGCCCCTTCATCGAGGTGTTTCCGGCGGATGAACGCAACCGGGCGCACGACCTGCTGCGGTTCGGCCATCCCGGCGACCAGCTGCCACCCCAGATCCTGAAATTGCGCCACTCCGACGGCCGCATCCGCCGCGTCCTGATCACGGTCG contains:
- a CDS encoding GNAT family N-acetyltransferase; protein product: MEISVRPANGMDGQRCAEIYLASRRSAFHWQPAGSFVLEDYHRAIEEEDVWVAEIGGVVVGFASIYRPENFVHNLFVDPRWQHRGVGTILLERACSHLFRPARLKCLAANQGARAFYERNGWVVASATASADEPYILYQK